In Achromobacter xylosoxidans A8, a single window of DNA contains:
- a CDS encoding PaaI family thioesterase, which produces MSANPKAPAATLDAAAIQAKFDDSPFIAWLGLSVRDVNHEQGELTVLAPMRPEFERGAASGQWHGGPLAAVIDTVGDFAVGMLLGRGLPTINFRVDYLRPAVNTALTAVARVRRNGRSVGVADVDLYNDQGALVAIGRATYATLSQG; this is translated from the coding sequence ATGAGCGCCAACCCGAAGGCGCCCGCCGCCACCCTGGACGCCGCCGCCATTCAGGCCAAGTTCGACGATTCGCCGTTCATCGCCTGGCTCGGCCTGTCGGTGCGCGACGTCAATCACGAACAAGGCGAGCTGACCGTACTGGCCCCCATGCGCCCGGAATTCGAGCGCGGCGCGGCCAGCGGCCAATGGCATGGCGGCCCGCTGGCCGCGGTGATCGATACCGTGGGCGATTTCGCCGTGGGCATGTTGCTGGGCCGTGGCCTGCCGACCATCAACTTCCGCGTCGACTATCTGCGCCCCGCCGTCAACACCGCGCTGACCGCCGTGGCCCGGGTGCGCCGCAACGGCCGCAGCGTGGGCGTGGCCGACGTCGACCTCTACAACGACCAGGGCGCGCTGGTGGCCATCGGCCGCGCCACCTACGCCACGCTCAGCCAGGGCTGA
- a CDS encoding quinone oxidoreductase family protein encodes MKAIVLREHGGSDKLRLETEFPDPVAGPDDVVIRVGASSLNYHDVFTRRGMPGIKLPFPVIIGLDVAGVVVHTGANVRDWKAGDRVLVDPIDRVDGGLVGETIHGGLAELCRVPAHQLLRLPDEVSFDQAAALPVAYGTALRMMNRIGQVQPGEKVLILGASGGVGVCAVQLAKLAGAEVIACAGSPEKAEALRALGADHIILYTEEDFLKAVQERFGKPSRRRGGKPGGVDVVVNFTGGDTWVKSLRCLRLGGRLLTCGATAGFDPKEDLRYIWTFELQIRGSNGWEREDLHELLALVRDGRLRVHVDRKWPLEQGAQALASLEDRKIVGKVLVSA; translated from the coding sequence ATGAAAGCCATTGTTTTGCGTGAACACGGCGGCAGCGACAAGCTGCGCCTGGAAACCGAATTCCCCGATCCCGTTGCCGGTCCCGATGACGTGGTCATCCGCGTCGGCGCCTCGTCCCTGAACTACCACGACGTGTTCACCCGCCGCGGCATGCCCGGCATCAAACTGCCCTTTCCCGTGATCATCGGCCTGGACGTGGCGGGCGTGGTGGTACACACCGGCGCCAACGTGCGCGACTGGAAGGCCGGCGACCGCGTGCTGGTCGACCCGATAGACCGCGTCGACGGCGGCCTGGTGGGCGAGACCATCCACGGCGGCCTGGCTGAGCTGTGCCGCGTGCCGGCGCACCAGCTGCTGCGCCTGCCCGACGAAGTCAGCTTTGACCAGGCCGCGGCGCTGCCCGTGGCCTACGGCACCGCTCTGCGCATGATGAACCGCATCGGCCAGGTCCAGCCCGGCGAAAAAGTCCTGATCCTGGGCGCCAGCGGCGGCGTGGGCGTGTGCGCCGTGCAATTGGCCAAGCTGGCCGGCGCCGAAGTCATCGCCTGCGCCGGCAGCCCCGAAAAGGCCGAGGCGCTGCGCGCCCTGGGCGCCGACCACATCATCCTGTACACCGAGGAAGACTTTCTCAAGGCGGTCCAGGAGCGTTTCGGCAAGCCGTCGCGCCGCCGCGGCGGCAAACCCGGCGGCGTCGACGTGGTGGTCAACTTCACGGGCGGCGACACCTGGGTCAAATCGTTGCGCTGCCTGCGCCTGGGGGGCCGCCTGCTGACCTGCGGCGCCACCGCGGGCTTCGATCCCAAGGAAGACCTGCGCTACATCTGGACCTTCGAGCTGCAGATCCGCGGCTCCAACGGCTGGGAACGCGAAGACCTGCACGAGCTGCTGGCGCTGGTGCGCGACGGCCGGCTGCGCGTCCACGTGGACCGCAAATGGCCGCTGGAACAAGGCGCACAAGCGCTGGCTTCGCTGGAGGATCGCAAGATCGTCGGCAAAGTACTGGTGTCGGCATGA
- a CDS encoding DUF2817 domain-containing protein: MGQPLPDYWDCFATGYAAAREAFVAVAAACGAALSRHEHPTAKDPQGRPLTVDVAVLGSPTAARSHLAISGTHGLEGAAGSAVQLAWLQADGGLPLPDGVNVVLVHALNPYGYAHDTRTTENNVDLNRNFIDHTRPAPANPHYATLHPHLIPQYWTEASLDAGADALESFRQQHGADALFNVTASGQYTHPDGLVYGGNGPEWSNRTLRRIVDEHLGASKRVAFIDWHTGIGEYGEPFFLCFNPDGSAEQAQAAAWWGADRVLGQRPHGLARPDYQGLVFRGVQQALGARPLAGAVVEFGTRGLQMRPALRLDQWLRFKAPATPDAARDAQFRADLVDAFVPVSSVWRRNVVAHGLQITRQAIAGLAAW; the protein is encoded by the coding sequence ATGGGCCAGCCCCTGCCCGACTACTGGGATTGCTTTGCCACCGGCTACGCGGCGGCGCGCGAGGCCTTCGTAGCCGTGGCCGCCGCATGTGGCGCCGCGCTCTCACGCCACGAGCACCCCACCGCCAAGGATCCGCAAGGCCGGCCGCTGACGGTGGACGTGGCGGTGCTGGGCAGCCCAACCGCTGCCCGCAGCCATCTGGCCATCAGCGGCACCCACGGCCTGGAAGGCGCCGCCGGCTCGGCGGTGCAGCTGGCCTGGTTGCAGGCGGACGGCGGCCTGCCCTTGCCGGACGGGGTCAACGTGGTGCTGGTGCATGCGCTGAATCCCTATGGCTACGCGCATGACACGCGCACGACCGAAAACAACGTCGACCTGAACCGCAACTTTATCGACCATACCCGGCCCGCACCCGCCAACCCGCATTACGCCACCCTGCATCCACACTTGATTCCGCAGTATTGGACGGAAGCCTCGCTCGATGCCGGCGCCGACGCGCTCGAGAGCTTTCGCCAGCAACATGGCGCGGATGCGCTGTTCAACGTGACGGCCAGCGGCCAATACACGCATCCGGACGGCCTGGTCTACGGCGGCAACGGTCCCGAATGGTCCAACCGCACGCTGCGCCGCATCGTCGACGAACACCTGGGCGCAAGCAAGCGCGTGGCCTTCATCGACTGGCATACCGGCATAGGTGAATACGGTGAACCCTTCTTCCTGTGCTTCAACCCCGACGGCAGCGCGGAACAGGCGCAGGCCGCGGCCTGGTGGGGCGCGGACCGCGTGCTGGGACAGCGCCCGCACGGCCTGGCCCGTCCTGACTACCAGGGCCTGGTGTTCCGCGGCGTGCAGCAGGCCCTGGGCGCGCGGCCGCTGGCCGGCGCGGTGGTCGAGTTCGGCACGCGCGGCTTGCAAATGCGGCCGGCCCTGAGGCTGGACCAATGGCTGCGCTTCAAGGCCCCCGCCACGCCAGACGCGGCGCGCGATGCACAGTTCCGCGCGGACCTGGTCGATGCCTTCGTTCCCGTATCCAGCGTCTGGCGCCGCAATGTGGTGGCCCATGGCCTGCAAATCACGCGTCAGGCCATCGCCGGCCTGGCCGCGTGGTGA
- a CDS encoding VOC family protein yields the protein MSLPSVTGLDHYIIRVHDLQAATEQYQNLGFALAPQGRHHRGTRNQTLILDANYLELLAFPPELRDQSRFAGFDDTYEGPVSVALQTTDSTAVHAELARLGIAAEPPQRGGRPVHLPQGSEDAAWNNTQFPAGLFTVPDFFTCGHLTRHLVYRPEWQDHANGARRIESLIAVHPEPQALRPAYERVLGPIAISELPDQGLQVRRGSLRIDFLAPAAFEQRFPHVRVPAGLPASSQGGWFAGSVIGVRDIGQTRAWLDSRQVPYRANAQGELAVAPEHAAGALQVFVQEA from the coding sequence ATGTCCCTACCCTCAGTCACCGGACTGGACCACTACATCATCCGGGTGCATGACCTGCAGGCCGCAACCGAGCAATACCAGAATTTGGGATTCGCCCTGGCGCCGCAAGGCCGGCACCACCGCGGCACGCGCAACCAGACGCTGATCCTGGACGCGAATTACCTGGAACTGCTGGCCTTTCCGCCGGAACTGCGCGACCAGTCGCGCTTTGCCGGCTTCGACGACACCTACGAAGGTCCGGTATCCGTTGCGCTGCAAACCACCGACAGCACCGCCGTGCACGCCGAGCTGGCCCGCTTGGGCATAGCAGCCGAGCCGCCTCAGCGTGGCGGCCGTCCGGTGCACCTGCCGCAAGGCAGCGAGGACGCGGCCTGGAACAACACCCAGTTTCCCGCCGGCCTGTTCACTGTGCCGGACTTCTTCACCTGCGGCCATCTCACGCGTCATCTGGTGTACCGCCCCGAATGGCAGGACCATGCCAATGGCGCGCGTCGCATCGAATCGCTGATCGCCGTGCATCCCGAACCGCAAGCCCTGCGCCCCGCGTATGAACGCGTACTCGGCCCCATTGCCATCAGCGAGCTTCCGGACCAAGGCCTGCAAGTGCGGCGCGGCAGCCTGCGCATCGACTTTCTTGCTCCCGCCGCCTTCGAACAGCGCTTTCCCCATGTGCGCGTACCGGCGGGCTTGCCCGCCAGCAGCCAGGGCGGCTGGTTCGCAGGCTCCGTCATCGGCGTGCGCGATATCGGACAGACGCGCGCGTGGCTCGACAGCAGACAGGTCCCCTACCGCGCCAACGCGCAAGGCGAACTGGCGGTGGCGCCCGAGCATGCCGCGGGCGCGCTGCAAGTCTTCGTGCAGGAGGCATGA
- a CDS encoding transporter substrate-binding domain-containing protein has translation MATRKTPGGARIAISLALALGAGAAQADATLDKVKERGTITIGVLANGGVFGSLDPATQQLVGWNPELARELAKDLGVKAELVQVQTATRTQFLISGKVDLLIASMELNPERAEILGYAPTPFFRVGGAAATLKTSGIAKWEDLRGKPVCVSQGSSFARPLSTDYGAVVKGYKSSSDSLLALRGGQCVAAVHDSTLIQPLLRSNPEWKDYHAPIATEVLPANSVVWTRKGETDTIAAVDKVVQDWHRKGWLIATETRLGIAPPQPLLQELHAKYKQGN, from the coding sequence ATGGCAACTCGCAAGACACCGGGCGGCGCCCGCATCGCAATTTCCCTGGCGCTGGCCTTAGGCGCCGGAGCGGCGCAGGCCGACGCCACCTTGGACAAGGTCAAGGAACGCGGCACCATCACCATAGGCGTGCTGGCCAATGGCGGCGTGTTCGGCTCGCTGGATCCGGCCACGCAGCAGCTGGTGGGCTGGAATCCGGAGCTGGCGCGCGAGCTGGCCAAGGATCTGGGCGTGAAGGCGGAACTGGTGCAGGTGCAGACCGCCACGCGCACGCAGTTCCTGATTTCCGGCAAGGTCGACCTGCTGATCGCGTCCATGGAACTGAACCCCGAACGCGCCGAGATCCTGGGCTATGCGCCCACGCCTTTCTTCCGGGTGGGCGGCGCCGCGGCCACACTCAAGACCAGCGGCATCGCCAAATGGGAAGACCTGCGCGGCAAGCCCGTATGCGTGTCGCAGGGCAGCAGCTTCGCGCGGCCCCTGTCGACGGATTATGGCGCGGTGGTCAAGGGCTACAAGAGCTCGTCGGATTCGCTATTGGCGCTGCGCGGCGGCCAGTGCGTCGCGGCCGTGCACGACTCGACTCTGATCCAGCCCTTGCTGCGCAGCAACCCGGAATGGAAGGACTACCACGCGCCCATTGCCACCGAGGTGCTGCCGGCCAACTCGGTGGTCTGGACCCGCAAGGGCGAAACCGACACCATCGCCGCCGTGGACAAGGTGGTGCAGGACTGGCACCGCAAGGGCTGGCTGATCGCCACGGAAACGCGTCTGGGCATCGCGCCGCCGCAGCCGCTGCTGCAGGAACTGCACGCGAAGTACAAGCAGGGCAATTGA
- a CDS encoding amino acid ABC transporter permease, with product MFESALSAWVGFFKPLGLNYSFVLDAGELSAFGRGLLVTLQLCAWTIPASLLCGVLIAAGLTSGRAWLARPLQAFVEVTRNTPTLVQLYCAFLVLNMLITQKLGGGSPIAPFAWVVIVVALHKGVFHAEALRAGIEAVPAVTMEAARSLAFSRRQILTQVQLPLALRFALPALVNNLVDLVKMTAIASAIAVGDVTYESIMIWSYRDNVLELLLLILLYFGLLTWLVGVGGRWLEARLRMPGYGQ from the coding sequence ATGTTCGAGTCGGCATTGAGCGCCTGGGTCGGCTTCTTCAAGCCCCTGGGCCTGAACTACAGCTTCGTGCTGGATGCGGGCGAGCTGTCCGCCTTCGGCCGCGGGCTGCTGGTCACGCTGCAGCTGTGCGCGTGGACCATCCCGGCCAGCCTGCTGTGCGGCGTCCTGATCGCCGCGGGCCTGACCAGCGGCCGCGCCTGGCTGGCCCGGCCGCTGCAGGCCTTCGTGGAGGTCACGCGCAATACGCCCACGTTGGTGCAGCTGTACTGCGCCTTCCTGGTGCTGAACATGCTGATCACGCAAAAGCTGGGCGGCGGCAGTCCGATAGCGCCGTTCGCGTGGGTGGTGATCGTGGTGGCGCTGCACAAGGGGGTGTTCCATGCCGAGGCCCTGCGCGCAGGCATCGAAGCGGTGCCCGCGGTGACGATGGAGGCGGCGCGCTCGCTGGCGTTTTCGCGGCGCCAGATCCTGACCCAGGTGCAGTTGCCGCTGGCGCTGCGCTTTGCCTTGCCGGCGCTGGTCAACAACCTGGTGGACCTGGTGAAGATGACCGCCATCGCTTCCGCTATCGCAGTGGGCGACGTGACCTATGAATCCATCATGATCTGGTCGTATCGGGACAACGTGCTGGAACTGTTGCTGCTCATCCTGCTGTACTTCGGCCTGCTGACCTGGCTGGTTGGCGTGGGCGGGAGATGGCTGGAAGCGCGTTTGAGGATGCCGGGCTATGGGCAATGA
- a CDS encoding amino acid ABC transporter permease: MGNDLALQAGAAGRRLPAALRDPWLAVFLALAALNLAWAATGTAPAAVRTLWQWSPALLRGLAMNIQISVLAMALGTLAGLVVGALSLSPSPLLRRLTRAYVLLFRNAPILVLVYFTTYVFPFELRLGGWNLPFPDWIKVVIGLGLPASANVAEIFRGAIQSIPSAQWEAAQSLAFRRSQIFRMIVLPQCLRRMLPSWMNLYASITMSTSLASLVGVHDLVDAATVASNTVSRTDFTILVYFTLLALFFAYCYPIARWTRYLERRHEHY, translated from the coding sequence ATGGGCAATGATCTGGCCTTGCAGGCGGGGGCGGCGGGGCGCCGGCTGCCGGCGGCTTTACGCGATCCCTGGCTGGCAGTGTTCCTGGCGCTGGCGGCCCTTAATCTGGCCTGGGCGGCCACCGGCACGGCGCCGGCCGCGGTGCGGACCCTGTGGCAGTGGTCGCCCGCCTTGTTGCGCGGGCTGGCGATGAACATTCAGATCAGCGTGCTGGCCATGGCCTTGGGCACGCTGGCGGGGCTGGTGGTGGGCGCGCTATCGCTGTCGCCGTCGCCGTTGCTGCGCCGGCTGACGCGCGCCTACGTGCTGCTGTTTCGCAATGCGCCCATCCTGGTGCTGGTGTACTTCACCACCTATGTGTTTCCTTTCGAGCTGAGGCTGGGCGGATGGAATCTGCCGTTTCCGGACTGGATCAAGGTGGTCATCGGCCTGGGCCTGCCGGCCAGCGCCAACGTGGCCGAGATTTTCCGCGGCGCGATCCAGTCCATCCCCAGCGCGCAATGGGAGGCCGCGCAATCGCTGGCGTTCCGGCGCTCGCAGATCTTCCGCATGATCGTGCTGCCGCAATGCCTGCGGCGGATGCTGCCGTCCTGGATGAATCTGTATGCCAGCATCACCATGAGCACCTCGCTGGCCTCGCTGGTGGGCGTGCACGATCTGGTCGACGCGGCCACGGTGGCCAGCAACACCGTATCGCGCACCGACTTCACGATACTGGTCTATTTCACGCTATTGGCGCTGTTCTTCGCCTATTGCTATCCCATCGCGCGCTGGACGCGCTATCTGGAAAGACGCCATGAGCATTATTGA
- a CDS encoding amino acid ABC transporter ATP-binding protein has product MSIIEFEAHAVAQTPLVSLQDVHLAFGQTEVLKGMDVEVQQGQAVSIIGPSGSGKSTILRCMTGLLRPQRGRIQVGGVRVDALKTEAELIGLRKRVGFVFQQYNLFPHLSVLQNLTISRIKVAGLPRAQAEARAHELLAKVRMEHKAHAYPGELSGGQQQRVAIARALALQPELILFDEVTSALDPEMVGEVLTVIRELVQDGLTCVLVTHEMRFAEEVSDIVYFTEAGRIVESGPPARLFGKPSSERTRAFLQRAVGAAPPRDSVADPIQAYLNFDPLRLAV; this is encoded by the coding sequence ATGAGCATTATTGAGTTCGAGGCGCACGCCGTCGCCCAGACGCCGCTGGTCAGCCTGCAGGACGTGCATCTGGCCTTTGGCCAGACCGAGGTGCTCAAGGGCATGGACGTCGAGGTCCAGCAGGGCCAGGCCGTGTCAATCATCGGGCCTTCCGGTTCGGGCAAGTCCACCATCCTGCGCTGCATGACCGGACTGCTGCGGCCGCAGCGCGGCCGCATCCAGGTCGGCGGTGTGCGCGTCGATGCCTTGAAGACGGAGGCCGAACTGATCGGCTTGCGCAAGCGCGTGGGCTTCGTGTTCCAGCAATACAACCTGTTCCCGCATCTGAGCGTGCTGCAGAACTTGACGATCTCGCGCATCAAGGTGGCCGGCCTGCCGCGGGCGCAGGCCGAGGCGCGGGCGCACGAGCTGCTGGCCAAGGTGCGGATGGAGCATAAGGCGCACGCCTATCCCGGCGAACTGTCCGGCGGCCAGCAGCAGCGCGTGGCGATTGCGCGCGCGCTGGCGTTGCAGCCGGAGTTGATCCTGTTCGATGAAGTGACGTCCGCGCTGGATCCAGAGATGGTCGGTGAAGTCCTGACCGTGATCCGCGAACTGGTGCAGGACGGCCTGACCTGCGTGCTGGTGACGCATGAGATGCGCTTTGCCGAAGAGGTCAGCGACATCGTGTATTTCACCGAGGCCGGTCGCATCGTCGAGTCCGGGCCACCGGCGCGCCTGTTCGGAAAGCCGTCCAGCGAGCGCACCCGCGCCTTCCTGCAACGCGCGGTCGGCGCGGCGCCGCCGCGGGACAGCGTCGCCGATCCCATACAGGCTTACCTGAATTTCGATCCGCTGCGCCTGGCAGTGTGA
- the metC gene encoding cystathionine beta-lyase gives MNLADVRVQTRLVHAGSPELKQGAGPVNVPVVRTSTVRFADTAAQAALGRQRAAGERVATYGRHGLDTHQALEEAVASLEGGYRTLLAPSGLSAIVLVLLATLAPGDHALVADSVYSPVRKVDRALLQRFGIEVEYFSATHDELEPLIRPNTRLLYLESPSSLLFEVLDLPALAAVARRHGVLVAADNTWSGGLYYQPLALGAHISIQAATKYLAGHSDVMMGVVTVDGPELARQVAAAHDALGLSVGADDAYLTLRGLRTLDVRLARHHKNALAVAGYLARHEDVASVYYPALEQDPGHALWRRDFSGASGLVSFAFRHSDATAAARFIDALRYFSIGASWGGYESLALEAAPERLAEHRYWQDGAQTQSVVRLHVGLESPLDLIADLERAFAATREALRRSA, from the coding sequence ATGAACCTGGCAGACGTCCGCGTCCAGACCCGGCTGGTGCATGCCGGATCGCCCGAGCTGAAGCAGGGTGCCGGACCGGTGAACGTACCGGTGGTGCGCACCAGCACCGTGCGTTTTGCCGACACGGCCGCGCAAGCGGCCCTGGGCCGGCAACGTGCCGCTGGCGAGCGGGTGGCGACCTACGGCCGCCATGGCCTGGATACCCATCAGGCGCTGGAAGAGGCGGTGGCCTCGCTGGAAGGCGGCTATCGCACCTTGTTGGCGCCTTCTGGGCTGTCGGCCATTGTGCTGGTGCTGTTGGCGACGTTGGCGCCGGGGGACCACGCGCTGGTGGCAGACAGCGTCTACTCGCCGGTGCGCAAGGTAGACCGTGCGCTGCTGCAGCGCTTTGGGATCGAGGTGGAGTATTTTTCCGCCACGCACGACGAACTGGAGCCGCTGATCCGCCCCAACACACGCCTGCTGTATCTGGAGTCGCCCAGCTCGCTCTTGTTCGAGGTGCTGGACCTGCCGGCGTTGGCGGCCGTGGCGCGGCGCCATGGCGTGCTTGTGGCGGCGGACAATACCTGGAGCGGCGGCCTGTACTACCAGCCGCTGGCGCTGGGGGCGCACATTTCCATCCAGGCGGCGACCAAGTATCTGGCGGGGCATTCCGACGTGATGATGGGCGTGGTTACCGTGGACGGTCCGGAGCTGGCCCGGCAAGTCGCCGCCGCCCACGACGCCCTGGGCTTGTCGGTGGGCGCGGACGACGCCTACCTGACCTTGCGTGGCCTGCGCACGTTGGACGTGCGGCTTGCGCGGCACCATAAGAACGCGCTTGCCGTGGCCGGATATCTGGCGCGGCATGAAGACGTCGCAAGCGTCTATTACCCGGCGCTGGAGCAAGACCCGGGACATGCGCTGTGGAGGCGGGATTTCAGCGGCGCCAGCGGCCTGGTGTCGTTCGCCTTCCGGCATTCCGATGCCACGGCCGCGGCGCGCTTCATCGATGCCTTGCGCTATTTTTCCATTGGCGCTTCCTGGGGCGGCTACGAAAGCCTGGCGCTGGAGGCCGCGCCCGAGCGCCTGGCCGAGCACCGCTATTGGCAGGACGGCGCGCAGACGCAATCGGTGGTGCGCCTGCACGTCGGGCTGGAAAGTCCGCTGGACCTGATCGCCGACCTGGAGCGCGCTTTCGCGGCCACGCGCGAGGCTTTGCGGCGCAGCGCCTGA
- a CDS encoding VOC family protein, with amino-acid sequence MSTILSIGSVQLPFLAQRQEAVREFYRHVIGLEEVAGAGGQRLLFALGEATLSLSPVDEVSREVRPDYLALKTRAYDDILARLRLAGLHPVCSLPDAEPRVMYVKDPSGNQLAFLG; translated from the coding sequence ATGTCTACTATTCTTTCCATCGGATCGGTGCAACTTCCTTTTCTTGCTCAACGGCAGGAAGCGGTACGCGAGTTCTATCGGCATGTCATCGGCTTGGAGGAGGTGGCCGGGGCCGGCGGCCAGCGCTTGTTGTTCGCGTTGGGCGAGGCGACCTTGTCGCTGTCTCCGGTGGACGAGGTCAGCCGCGAGGTCAGGCCCGACTATCTGGCGCTGAAGACCCGCGCCTACGACGACATCCTGGCGCGGCTGCGCCTGGCGGGTCTCCATCCGGTCTGTTCCTTGCCCGATGCCGAGCCTCGCGTGATGTACGTGAAAGATCCGTCAGGCAATCAGCTGGCTTTCCTGGGCTGA
- a CDS encoding CysB family HTH-type transcriptional regulator: protein MNFQQLRSVREAVRQDFNLTDVSESLHTSQPGVSRQIRELEEEVGVDIFVRSGKRLIGLTPPGELILPLVEQILQCADNIRHAGAEYADSRTGVLSIAATHSQARYALPPVVKEFRERYPEVVLHLHQGSPKQVSEMLLEGEADIGVATEAVADYPGLVNLPCYRWSHSIIVPRGHPLERQQDGVTLSQLSRHPIITYGRGYTGRAHIDEAFARAGITPDIVMTAMDADVIKTYVELGLGLGIVASVAWDAERDTRLCAIDARHLFEINLTRLAIRRGAWLRGYAFHFVEMFVPTLTREIVERALKGEG from the coding sequence ATGAATTTTCAGCAATTGCGCTCCGTGCGCGAAGCCGTGCGCCAGGATTTCAACCTGACCGACGTGTCCGAAAGCCTGCATACCTCGCAGCCTGGCGTCAGCCGCCAGATCCGCGAGCTCGAGGAAGAGGTGGGCGTGGACATCTTCGTGCGCTCCGGCAAGCGGCTCATAGGCCTGACCCCGCCTGGCGAATTGATCTTGCCGCTGGTCGAGCAGATCCTGCAATGCGCGGACAACATCCGCCACGCAGGCGCGGAATACGCGGACAGCCGGACGGGCGTGCTGTCCATCGCGGCCACCCATTCGCAGGCGCGCTACGCCTTGCCGCCCGTCGTCAAGGAGTTTCGCGAACGCTATCCGGAAGTGGTGCTGCATCTGCATCAGGGTTCGCCCAAGCAGGTTTCCGAAATGCTGCTGGAAGGCGAGGCCGACATCGGCGTGGCGACGGAAGCGGTGGCGGATTATCCGGGGCTGGTCAACTTGCCTTGCTATCGTTGGAGCCACAGCATCATCGTGCCCCGCGGCCACCCGCTGGAACGGCAACAGGACGGTGTCACGCTGTCGCAGCTGTCGCGCCATCCCATCATCACCTATGGGCGCGGCTACACCGGCCGCGCCCATATCGACGAGGCGTTCGCGCGGGCCGGCATCACGCCCGACATCGTCATGACGGCGATGGATGCGGACGTGATCAAGACCTATGTGGAGCTGGGGTTGGGTCTGGGCATCGTGGCCTCGGTGGCCTGGGACGCCGAACGCGACACGCGCCTGTGCGCCATCGACGCCCGCCATCTGTTCGAGATCAATCTGACGCGGCTGGCGATACGGCGCGGCGCGTGGCTGCGCGGCTACGCCTTCCACTTCGTGGAGATGTTCGTGCCCACCCTGACGCGCGAGATCGTCGAACGCGCGCTCAAGGGCGAAGGCTGA